One window of the Hippoglossus hippoglossus isolate fHipHip1 chromosome 9, fHipHip1.pri, whole genome shotgun sequence genome contains the following:
- the ccl27a gene encoding C-C motif chemokine 27a encodes MDLKVAFVVVCLFALAITSTEAVIPKCCMKTAAHVNKHWLMKVEKWYVQQSSGACDISALILYVKGQLKPICAPLKVKTLLKSLQKRRKRHNVKAAF; translated from the exons ATGGATCTGAAAGTTGCctttgtggttgtttgcctGTTTGCTTTGGCCATCACCTCTACTGAAG CTGTCATCCCAAAATGCTGCATGAAAACAGCAGCGCATGTGAACAAACATTGGCTGATGAAGGTGGAAAAGTGGTACGTTCAGCAGAGCAGCGGCGCCTGTGACATCTCTGCACTGAT ACTTTACGTGAAGGGCCAGCTGAAGCCCATATGTGCTCCTCTCAAGGTGAAGACTCTCCTGAAGAGTCTgcagaagagaaggaagagacacaatgtgaaagcagctttctgA
- the slc35d2 gene encoding UDP-N-acetylglucosamine/UDP-glucose/GDP-mannose transporter isoform X1 encodes MPDITPPDSGEHSALLRFSSALFYACSSFLITVVNKTVLTSYTFPSYMFLGIGQMVTTVVVIYAAKKSKTVQFQDFDKSIFIKIFPLPLLYVGNQITGLASTKKLSLPMFTVLRKFTILMTMILEVYILRKTFPRRLVFSVVTIVVGAMIAASSDLAFDLRAYTFILLNDVFTASSSVYTKQKLGVEGLGKYGVLFYNALLLVIPTVLFSALTGDLQMAVTFEGWFNSTFVFCFLLSCIMGFVLMYSIVLCSYYNSALTTSVVGAIKNVAVAYIGIFVGGDYLFSWTNFIGLSICMSGGLAYSFITFSTKSSQVKAEVKELKTDITLDPTGRAVTIF; translated from the exons ATGCCCGACATAACTCCTCCAGACTCCGGGGAACACTCCGCGCTGCTCCGCTTCTCCTCCGCACTGTTTTACGCGTGCAGCTCCTTTCTGATCACGGTGGTGAATAAAACCGTGTTGACCAGCTACAC GTTTCCCTCCTACATGTTTCTGGGAATAGGTCAG ATGGTCACCACTGTTGTTGTCATTTACGCTGCCAAAAAGAGCAAAACAGTCCAGTTCCAGGACTTTGACAAAAGTATTTTCATCAAA atcttccctcttcctctgctgtacGTTGGGAATCAAATAACAGGACTGGCCAGCACCAAAAAACTCAG TTTGCCCATGTTCACAGTATTACGGAAATTCACCATATTGATGACAATGATCTTGGAAGTGTATATACTAAG AAAAACGTTTCCCAGACGTcttgttttcagtgttgtgaCGATAGTTGTTGGTGCCATGATTGCTGCGAG CTCCGACCTGGCCTTCGATTTGAGGGCCTACACCTTCATCCTGCTCAATGATGTCTTCACCGCCAGCAGCAGTGTGTACACCAAGCAGAAACTTGGCGTGGAG gGTCTTGGGAAGTACGGTGTCTTATTTTACAATGCGCTCCTCCTTGTTATCCCCACTGTCCTGTTCAGTGCCTTGACGGGAGATTTGCAGATG GCCGTCACATTTGAGGGCTGGTTTAATAGcacgtttgttttttgtttcctcttgtccTGCATCATGGG gtTTGTGTTGATGTATTCCATAGTCCTGTGCAGCTATTATAACTCTGCACTTACTACCTCAGTCGTTGGAGCAATAAAG AATGTTGCAGTAGCCTACATTGGCATATTTGTGGGCGGAGACTACCTCTTCTCTTGGACTAACTTCATAGGCCTCAgcatttg TATGTCAGGGGGACTCGCCTACTCTTTTATCACCTTTAGCACCAAATCGTCTCAAGTGAAAGCAGAAGTGAAAGAGTTGAAGACGGACATCACACTAGATCCAACAGGGAGGGCAGTTACCATCTTCTAA
- the slc35d2 gene encoding UDP-N-acetylglucosamine/UDP-glucose/GDP-mannose transporter isoform X2, with the protein MPDITPPDSGEHSALLRFSSALFYACSSFLITVVNKTVLTSYTFPSYMFLGIGQIFPLPLLYVGNQITGLASTKKLSLPMFTVLRKFTILMTMILEVYILRKTFPRRLVFSVVTIVVGAMIAASSDLAFDLRAYTFILLNDVFTASSSVYTKQKLGVEGLGKYGVLFYNALLLVIPTVLFSALTGDLQMAVTFEGWFNSTFVFCFLLSCIMGFVLMYSIVLCSYYNSALTTSVVGAIKNVAVAYIGIFVGGDYLFSWTNFIGLSICMSGGLAYSFITFSTKSSQVKAEVKELKTDITLDPTGRAVTIF; encoded by the exons ATGCCCGACATAACTCCTCCAGACTCCGGGGAACACTCCGCGCTGCTCCGCTTCTCCTCCGCACTGTTTTACGCGTGCAGCTCCTTTCTGATCACGGTGGTGAATAAAACCGTGTTGACCAGCTACAC GTTTCCCTCCTACATGTTTCTGGGAATAGGTCAG atcttccctcttcctctgctgtacGTTGGGAATCAAATAACAGGACTGGCCAGCACCAAAAAACTCAG TTTGCCCATGTTCACAGTATTACGGAAATTCACCATATTGATGACAATGATCTTGGAAGTGTATATACTAAG AAAAACGTTTCCCAGACGTcttgttttcagtgttgtgaCGATAGTTGTTGGTGCCATGATTGCTGCGAG CTCCGACCTGGCCTTCGATTTGAGGGCCTACACCTTCATCCTGCTCAATGATGTCTTCACCGCCAGCAGCAGTGTGTACACCAAGCAGAAACTTGGCGTGGAG gGTCTTGGGAAGTACGGTGTCTTATTTTACAATGCGCTCCTCCTTGTTATCCCCACTGTCCTGTTCAGTGCCTTGACGGGAGATTTGCAGATG GCCGTCACATTTGAGGGCTGGTTTAATAGcacgtttgttttttgtttcctcttgtccTGCATCATGGG gtTTGTGTTGATGTATTCCATAGTCCTGTGCAGCTATTATAACTCTGCACTTACTACCTCAGTCGTTGGAGCAATAAAG AATGTTGCAGTAGCCTACATTGGCATATTTGTGGGCGGAGACTACCTCTTCTCTTGGACTAACTTCATAGGCCTCAgcatttg TATGTCAGGGGGACTCGCCTACTCTTTTATCACCTTTAGCACCAAATCGTCTCAAGTGAAAGCAGAAGTGAAAGAGTTGAAGACGGACATCACACTAGATCCAACAGGGAGGGCAGTTACCATCTTCTAA